A single region of the Sorghum bicolor cultivar BTx623 chromosome 7, Sorghum_bicolor_NCBIv3, whole genome shotgun sequence genome encodes:
- the LOC8073517 gene encoding aspartic proteinase nepenthesin-1, whose translation MQGMAHHRRLHRQLQLVCLVAVVLTAAPAAHAIFHFDFRLDSDSPFFGRSAAARHDNWRRAALESNARQARRLAKALDKLSGAAPGAPAAAATDIAAADVTISPYAHQGHSLTVGVGTPPQPSKVILDLGSDLLWTQCSLVGPTAKQLEPVFDAARSSSFSVLPCDSKLCEAGTFTNKTCTDRKCAYENDYGIMTATGVLATETFTFGAHHGVSANLTFGCGKLANGTIAEASGILGLSPGPLSMLKQLAITKFSYCLTPFADRKTSPVMFGAMADLGKYKTTGKVQTIPLLKNPVEDIYYYVPMVGMSVGSKRLDVPQETLAIKPDGTGGTVLDSATTLAYLVEPAFTELKKAVMEGIKLPVANRSVDDYPVCFELPRGMSMEGVQVPPLVLHFDGDAEMSLPRDNYFQEPSPGMMCLAVMQAPFEGAPNVIGNVQQQNMHVLYDVGNRKFSYAPTKCDSI comes from the coding sequence ATGCAAGGCATGGCACACCATCGTCGTCTTCACCGCCAGCTCCAACTCGTGTGCCTCGTCGCCGTCGTGCTGACGGCCGCCCCAGCTGCCCATGCCATCTTCCATTTCGACTTCCGTTTGGACAGCGACAGCCCGTTCTTCGGCCGCTCGGCGGCTGCCAGGCATGACAATTGGCGCCGCGCCGCCCTCGAGAGCAACGCCCGGCAGGCGAGGAGGCTCGCCAAGGCCCTCGACAAGCTCAGCGGGGCCGCCCCCggcgcccccgccgccgccgccaccgacaTCGCGGCGGCCGACGTGACCATCTCCCCGTACGCCCACCAGGGCCACAGCCTGACCGTGGGCGTGGGCACGCCGCCGCAGCCCAGCAAGGTGATCCTGGACCTGGGCAGCGACCTCCTCTGGACGCAGTGCAGCCTGGTTGGCCCCACGGCGAAGCAGCTGGAGCCCGTGTTCGACGCCGCCAGGTCGTCTTCCTTCTCCGTCCTGCCCTGCGACAGCAAGCTGTGCGAGGCCGGCACGTTCACCAACAAGACCTGCACGGACCGCAAGTGCGCGTACGAGAATGACTACGGCATCATGACGGCCACCGGCGTGCTCGCCACTGAGACGTTCACCTTCGGGGCGCACCACGGCGTCTCCGCCAACCTCACCTTCGGCTGCGGCAAGCTCGCCAATGGCACCATAGCCGAGGCGTCCGGCATCCTGGGCCTGTCTCCGGGCCCTCTGTCCATGCTGAAGCAGCTGGCAATCACCAAGTTCTCCTACTGCCTCACCCCCTTCGCCGACCGCAAGACGAGCCCGGTGATGTtcggcgccatggccgacctGGGCAAGTACAAGACGACGGGGAAGGTGCAGACGATCCCGCTGCTGAAGAACCCGGTGGAGGACATCTACTACTACGTGCCCATGGTGGGGATGTCGGTCGGGAGCAAGCGGCTGGACGTGCCGCAGGAGACCCTGGCGATAAAGCCCGACGGCACCGGCGGCACGGTGCTGGACTCGGCGACCACGCTGGCGTACCTGGTGGAGCCGGCGTTCACGGAGCTGAAGAAGGCAGTGATGGAAGGCATCAAGCTGCCGGTGGCGAACCGGAGCGTCGACGACTACCCGGTGTGCTTCGAGCTGCCGCGGGGCATGTCCATGGAAGGGGTGCAGGTGCCGCCGCTGGTGCTGCACTTcgacggcgacgcggagatGTCGCTGCCGCGGGACAACTACTTCCAGGAGCCGAGCCCCGGGATGATGTGCCTGGCGGTGATGCAGGCGCCGTTTGAAGGCGCCCCCAATGTCATCGGCAACGTGCAGCAGCAGAACATGCATGTGCTCTACGACGTGGGCAACCGCAAGTTCTCCTATGCGCCCACCAAATGTGACAGCATCTAG